CAGACAACATTTTACAATCAACACTAAACACTTTATTGATCATCACAGGTTAGCTCGTCAGTGACTCATCAAAAAACTAACACAAATTGTGACTTAGATTACATTAACTTCATTATAAATTgaaatttcacttgaaaattaTTAAGAGGTAATCAGTTATCAAATGTATTTACAGTCAGAAAATAATCACCCACACATCTAAAAAATCTTGTGCTGAAAATGTCAGTATATTAAAACTTTATACAATCCATGGCCAGGAAATAATGCTCTCTGGCAACATCAAAGTAGTGGTGTGTCCTCCACAGCGCCCATGTCCAGGAAATAACATCCACCAGGAACATCAAAGTGGTAGTGTGCCCTCcacagtgtcatcagctgaacACAGCAGCATCTTCAACCAGAAGATTGACCTGGAgagaacaaagcaaacagaatCCTGTAGTAAACACCTTCACTGATTCCCCATTCAGGAGATTCAATGACACAGATTAGAGACACGCAAGAGGAGAATAACAGAGGAGAGTGTCTGTTTGGCTGCTCAGATATGACCAATGTTTAAAATTTGATGAAAACACCTCAGATTCACATTTCCTTGTCACTCCACCATCGTTATCTCAGAGACTCCATCAACACAGAGCTCAGAGCACCAGTGATCATCATTGGCGTTTTCTTTTAAACTGGCATGACTGAGACTGTCGGGCAGAcggacgggggagggggggtgaaggTAGTAGAGTTCTAGGATAACAGGTCTTGTCCAGACAATGTCACCTGTTCAGACTTTACtctactgggggggggggggggggggggggggggggggggggggggcagagagacagaaagaacaCAGCAACATTTGTACAAACATCATAAACACTGATCTAGAGTCTAACTACCTACATTTCAGGCCAGTTAAAAGAACATTGTCTCCAATAACGTATTTACAGTTCAGCTGTTCTACTGACACTCTTCCTGatgtgttcattcagaacaTGTTggagatgaaaataaatgtatcatcAGTGAATGACTGTAAAGCCCTTAAAAGAATGGAGTTCAATGACATTTTACATATTAAACCTCAGTGAAGACTGATGAACTTAATCAATACATCAGGAAGAAATGAAGACAAAGTGCATCACAGAGCACAGCTAGGACTGGTAAACAGAGATTGACATCTGGAACCAGGgaacctgcagctggagacacaTCTGGAACCACACAGCACAAAGTACAACACAGAGTCAAGTCCAGAACCACACTTGGAACCAAAGTTACACCTACAACCAcaaagaccaggtccaggaccacaGAGCCACACctggaacaacacaaacagaaccacagagagacacCAAAAAACTCAGGCAGTACAGAGCCATGATTCCACTGACATTAATCAATACATGATTTCATTGATCAAACTACATTCTCCACAGGTTCAACCTGTAACTTGTCAATAAGTTAAATATCAAAATATCTACAAGACCATCTTGTAATTCATACACAATAACTCATTTCATATCATGCAATAACAAACTTGTGAAAAACCTTCAATAAATACACATGAGAAATAACAGGATTTGGAGTGGCAGATAAAGTGCTTTAACGGAAAACCCtcaacagcagcagcgccgcacTACGACTCAGTTCTCTCTATCAACCAGCTgatcaacaacaaacagcaacacttgCTTCGGCCCACTGCCACGTAGCTCAGTTTGACTCAATCAGTCCAAGTCGTCCTCAAACATCCCCTCAACGTCCTCAAACTCCACATCATCCAGCTCAAACcacctgtccagctcctccagctgcccgTGGTCACCTCTAGCTCTGAAACTACACAGAATTCCTTCATGATCACTGAAGTACGTGGGCATCACTGCACATTCCACAGCAAACTGTCTGCTTCTCACATAAACGTGATCAATCAGAGTCCCCTTCTCTGTGCTCGCTTGTGTCACCAGCTGATCAAATCCTTTGCTTCCCATTAATTTGCAAATTGACGACCCCgttaaaatgttctcattgaAATCTCCCATGACTACAATGGTGTCACTGATTGGATTAAGCCAACGCAGCAaccgctgcaggttctgcttGAAGAGGGAATTTGGGTAACGTGGTGGACGATAAATTACTGCCATCACTATGTTGAATTTGTTCCACAGGCACACCAAACACTCCAGATCCAAATCGGGTGCCTGCAGGATGTCACAGTCCGAATCTGCTGGCCTGTACAAACCAACTCCACCATGTTCTAAAGCCTGCAGCTCTAACAGTTTGGGGTGACTGCTGCTGTAACACAGAGCACGAGGGCGGCTGTGGAAGGAGTAGCCGTCAATCTGGACGCCGTCCAGTGAGGAATGTGCAGTGAGCCACGTCTCTGTGACAGCAATGCAGGTAGGCTGCAAATGCTGTGTGCAGGACACCAAATCCACCAGGTGGCGACTTAAATTTTGAACGTTCATTAGATACACTGACAGAGTGGGTGTGTCTAATGAAGGTCGTGGCTGCTCAATCAAAAATGGAGGCATCATGTCCAGGGCCTCCTTGATGGTGTCCTTGCAGTAAATGGACTTCTCTTTAAAGTTCATGATGGTCAGTCCAGACAAATCCTTCACACGACTCAGGGCTACGTAGGCCTGGCCAGGTGCAAACACCTTCTCTAAACACACCACGGCCCGGTCCACCGTCAGGCCCTGCACCTTGTGGACGGTACACGCCCAGGCCAACTTCAGAGGGAACTGACGACGCAAACCTCCACGCTTGGTGGCCTTCTCCTCCACCGGATCGATGGCAGTAGAGAGCCGGCAGGCCACTGCAGCATGTGagcgcttcttcctcctctgggagCCAATTTTCTCATCGTCAAATTTGACATAAACTGTCTGAGGAAAGCTGTCACCCTGTCTCAACTGGATATGAGTGACTGTGCCACATGCTCCGTTGACCAGACCGTCTTCCACGTCCACGTTCTTACACAGCATCACACGGGCATCCGGACCCACATTCAGAGTCTCCTCTAAGGATGTGTCCAACGCCGCACTGTGATGCCCCGCCATCAACTCCAGCTTCCCCGTGCTCCTGTTGTTCATGAAGTCCTGAGCTTCAATGGTCACAGGATCAGGACACGTCCGACACAGCTGCTTCAAGTTGTGCTCATTCACTTTACGGTTGGTGGGGAAAATGTGCAAGGCTGAGCTCTCCTCGCCCGTCTCACAGCTCTTCAGGATGTGGACGTCACTCTCTAACATGGGGGTGTCTCTGGAACGCACTCTCAACCTGTTGAGCAACTCGGCAAACACGCTGTCCTTCTGCCTCACCACCGTGGTCAGCTGCACCACACTGAAGTGGCACCACAGGTCCACACCCACCTGACTGCTGTAAAGAGGCTTCCCTTTAACGGGAGGCAACTGATAAAAGTCTCCCACAGCGATCACACTGACGTTACCAAACGGGGAAAAGTCTCCAGTCTGCTTGATCTGCCTCAAGCGGCCATGGACATATGCCAACAGAAGGTGATCCACCATACTGATCTCATCAATCACTAGAATTTGGAGGTGACGGAATTTAGCTCGCAGAGAGTTTAGTTTATCTTCACCCAGAGGGATGTAAGGTAAACTACACTGTTTGCCGATGCTCAATGTGTGGTGAATTGTTGCTGCGTTTAAATTGTACGCAGCTATTCCTGTTGGAGCTGTTAACAAAACACAGATCTCGTCTGGTTGATCACAAAGTGTTGACAGCAGCCTCCCTGCCTCGTACTGGATGGCCCTGATTAAATGCGTTTTCCCCGACCCCGCCCCGCCCGTCAGAAAGACATGCAGAGGCGGTGGGTTTTCACCCCTCACCTTCTGCAGACACCACTGTCTCACCTGGTAAAAAACAGCCTGCTGTGTCTCATTCAGAGACCGAACTAGAGCTAAGCCCTCAGCACGAGACAACACCAGCCTGTTTCTCTCTAACTGGGCCACCTGTCGGCCACGTTCCTGCAGATCTGGAACGTTCTCCAGACCCTCCACCAACTGCTCACCTGCTATCTCTGTTGCCTGTTGCTCTCTCAACTCTTCAGCACACTCGTCGCGTTCCAGCTCCTGTTCAGGACACAGGTCCCCCCAAGCGTCTTCCTCAAGGCCGTGGACATGGTGTGCGATCTCCTCAGCACGCTCCAGGTTCTCAGGATCGATCTCAAACTGGGCCCTGTTCTCATCCACCACCACCTTGACTCTATGAACGGAGCCGTCGCCAAACGTCACCTCACCGTCGTTATAGAACTGTTCAAAGAGCTGGAAGCCCTCGGGCTTCAGCTCTGAGTCACTTCTATAAGGAAGGAACAACTGCAGCACACCCTGAAAATAAGCCTCCCGTTGTTTGTCCAAATTGAAGCGCATGTAGCGGACAACTGCAAACTGAGATCGTGTTCTCCTCAAGATGAAGCCCAGTTTGTTCTTCAACTCGATTCTGTTTGGTGAAATTTCATTCCTGGTGAGAACACGATACTCCGAGGCAAACGTGGCAATACACATGTTGTCAAACACACCACCATCAGGCCTGTTCCTGTACCTGTCCACTATGCTCGTCATCCACATGTCATCTGAGCTCAGATCATGTGATGACGCCCTCTCCTTCAGGACATGGAGGGGTAAACTCATCCTCACGATGTTGTCCCCTGTTGGAACAAACACCACCTTCCTGGAACACTCCTTCAGGTGCATGTTGGTTAGCCTATACACCGCCTCCTGGGCACAAACGTCCCTGTTGTGTAAATATACACTGCCCAGCTTCTTCAGGGCTTCTCGAGCAGAGAGGTTTCCTTCTTTGGATGCTTCTTTTTGGGCGTTGTTCAATAGTAGGCcaatttctctctctgctttcgtAATATATGAAATGATGTAAACAATTACGGCGTAGGCGTCGGTGACAAAGCTAAGGTCCATGTTAGCGTTCCAGCACTTCAACAACTTCTTGCTATACTGGTTTACCCACACCTCCTTCAAGCCTCTCCTATAAACAACCTTGGTCTTCTTCTCCAACCTCCTGTAGGCCGTTTCAAAGATATCCTGGTTGATGTGTCGACTGGCAAACAACTCCTCTACACTATCAAatggctcctcctccctgatagCTTTGCTCACAGATGCCAAAATCTCCTTTGCGACCTCCTTCTTCATCGGGTTATCCTTCTCAAAGCACTTACAGACCAGCTTGTTCTCTGAATCAAGATTCTTCTgggcctccttcagcttctgtttGTCACAGCGACATTCCTTCATCTTACAAAGGAATGTACGCGTAGTAGCAGGTTTTGGAAAATGGAAACGACACGTCGTCTTGTTCTTCCGACAAGACTTTGAGTGTCGTTTGGAATGTGTTTGAACTGACGACACAATGTCCAATAATGTATCGTCGTCTGAGGGCAGCTCGCACGTCACAAACTGATCAATAAAGTCGACCACCTCCTCATCTGTGTTCTGGTCAATTTTAGGAGCGCCCTCGATCCAGAACAAGCAGTGAACATGAGGAGAACCGCGCTGCTGAAACTCAACACGGTAGAAGTGATCGATGATTCTGCCAATTGGCTCAGAAGGAGACATGAGAACCTCTTTCAGAAAACAATGCCACCTGTAATCAAACATCCTGGCCGCAGTCACTGGATTACGCCGCAACAACTCACACCTGTCTGCCCACTCCAAATCCTCCACCGTCTGCACTCTGCCTTCCTGTTTCAGGATGCTGGTCAGAAGGTTCTGCCAGCGCAGATCTGCAGACGAGAACGAACAGAACCACGTAGGGATGCCTAACTGACGGACACAGGCAAAGATGTCCTTCTGCACAGACTGCCAGAACGCAGGAGTCCCTCTAATAGGCTTCAGGAATCGGAAACCCTCGTCAAACTGTAGCAGCTGCTTCAGAGACTCCTCGTCCTGCAACATACTCTGGCTAATCTGTGCAGAGCCCTGATCACCTTTTCCCTTACGCAGTGCAACAGAAACACTAGACACCACCCTGTCCATCTCAGACATGAACTGAGCAAAAAAGATATATTCAACATTCTGCGAAAAACGGCCATCGGCGTGCATGATCCGGTTATTAAAATAACGTGACAATGTCAAAGCATGATTCCGCTCATGATGGAAGGTCTTCTGTCCTAAAGGAAACAACACGGGGAAACACTTAGCTTCGTTTGAATTATCAGAAAGCATCCGGACTGGACTGTTCCCCTCTGCAGGCGCTACATTGACTATGTCCTCAAAATACTGGTCTAGAGCCTCCTGACCAATATCAACAGGCATAAGACAAGtgtcctgaaacatgcagtGTTGCTGTCTGTCATGTAACATTTCATCTTGAATTATGTCTGCTGATTCCTCCTCAACAACATGAACAACTGCAGGCCTTTTCTGAACCTCACCATGTTCCTGATGAGCAGCCTCGCCCTCTACAACAACCTGATCATCAACCTTCTCCTTCACTGCCTCATCCTCACTGCCTGActcatcctcttcctgttcctcatcTTCCTGCCTGTTAAACTCATTGACCCAGTCCTCATTGAACTCAATGTCTTTATAATAAACATTAGTTCTCTTTAAATAGTCTAACGCCTGCCTGACACGTAGAGTATCCACAAACTGGTACTCATAGTGTCCCTTGTAGGTCAACTTCCTCTTCAGCTTGACCTGTAAGAGAGAGCCTTCCATACTTGACCGCGGCAACACATTGGTGGTCTGAACAATGTTGGCTGGAACACAGGTGACCGGTCCATGTACTCCATTCTGCCCTCCTTTAGGCAGTGCCAACATCTTCATGAACGGAATATGCAACGCGATCAGGTGCTGCTCTAAACTATGCAAGCATCCCAGTTCAGGTGGAATGGGATCAAGCTGCAGGTCATTGATCCAGCACTCAGCTGGAGTCTCACCTTTACTGATCTTAGAATGGCAGGTGTAGCAAATCCAAAGGTGTCCTCTGGAAGGAACCAGCTGACAGGGCTCAGCACACTCCTCACTACAACGATGCAAATAATTTTCACTGATGCACCTGTTCGCTACACGAGCCGATTCTGACCTGGAACTATAAGCTTCCCTCTGACAACTCAGCACCTGATGCCTGAACAGCAACCGATGGCAAACGCAACAAACAAAGTCTGGACCGTCTTTAACCTTCTCTACAAAATGATCCATAACAAAACCAAAATCAACAGACTTGTCCTTTATCTGCTTCCTACTCAACTCTACACGGGCAATGACTTGCTGTCTGTGTTCTACACTGTCATGATACTTCCTTCTAGTTATGGCTCTTTTGTTCTCCCTATGATGCATATCGTTCCTATATTTATTACAACTACTCTCTTTcaccctctctctgtgttggatGTCATCGCTATATTTCTGAATGCTCAGTTCTTTcaccctctctctgtgttggatGTCATCGCTATATTTCTGAATGCTCAGTTCTTTcaccctctctctgtgttggatGTCATCTCTATATTTCTGAATGCTCAGTTCTTTcaccctctctctgtgttggatGTCATCGCTATATTTCTGAATGCTCAGTTCTTTcaccctctctctgtgttggatGTCATCGCTATATTTCTGAATGCTCAGTTCTTTcaccctctctctgtgttggatGTCATCGCTATATTTCTGAATGCTCAGTTCTTTcaccctctctctgtgttggatGTCATCGCTATATTTCTGAATGCTCAGTTCTTTcaccctctctctgtgttggatGTCATCGCTATATTTCTGAATGCTCAGTTCTTTcaccctctctctgtgttggatGTCATCTCTATATTTCTGAATGCTCAGTTCTTTcaccctctctctgtgttggatGTCATCGCTATATTTCTGAATGCTCAGTTCTTTcaccctctctctgtgttggatGTCATCGCTATATTTCTGAATGCTCAGTTCTTTcaccctctctctgtgttggatGTCATCGCTATATTTCTGAATGCTCAGTGCTTTCACT
The Salarias fasciatus unplaced genomic scaffold, fSalaFa1.1, whole genome shotgun sequence genome window above contains:
- the LOC115385797 gene encoding uncharacterized protein LOC115385797, coding for MHHRENKRAITRRKYHDSVEHRQQVIARVELSRKQIKDKSVDFGFVMDHFVEKVKDGPDFVCCVCHRLLFRHQVLSCQREAYSSRSESARVANRCISENYLHRCSEECAEPCQLVPSRGHLWICYTCHSKISKGETPAECWINDLQLDPIPPELGCLHSLEQHLIALHIPFMKMLALPKGGQNGVHGPVTCVPANIVQTTNVLPRSSMEGSLLQVKLKRKLTYKGHYEYQFVDTLRVRQALDYLKRTNVYYKDIEFNEDWVNEFNRQEDEEQEEDESGSEDEAVKEKVDDQVVVEGEAAHQEHGEVQKRPAVVHVVEEESADIIQDEMLHDRQQHCMFQDTCLMPVDIGQEALDQYFEDIVNVAPAEGNSPVRMLSDNSNEAKCFPVLFPLGQKTFHHERNHALTLSRYFNNRIMHADGRFSQNVEYIFFAQFMSEMDRVVSSVSVALRKGKGDQGSAQISQSMLQDEESLKQLLQFDEGFRFLKPIRGTPAFWQSVQKDIFACVRQLGIPTWFCSFSSADLRWQNLLTSILKQEGRVQTVEDLEWADRCELLRRNPVTAARMFDYRWHCFLKEVLMSPSEPIGRIIDHFYRVEFQQRGSPHVHCLFWIEGAPKIDQNTDEEVVDFIDQFVTCELPSDDDTLLDIVSSVQTHSKRHSKSCRKNKTTCRFHFPKPATTRTFLCKMKECRCDKQKLKEAQKNLDSENKLVCKCFEKDNPMKKEVAKEILASVSKAIREEEPFDSVEELFASRHINQDIFETAYRRLEKKTKVVYRRGLKEVWVNQYSKKLLKCWNANMDLSFVTDAYAVIVYIISYITKAEREIGLLLNNAQKEASKEGNLSAREALKKLGSVYLHNRDVCAQEAVYRLTNMHLKECSRKVVFVPTGDNIVRMSLPLHVLKERASSHDLSSDDMWMTSIVDRYRNRPDGGVFDNMCIATFASEYRVLTRNEISPNRIELKNKLGFILRRTRSQFAVVRYMRFNLDKQREAYFQGVLQLFLPYRSDSELKPEGFQLFEQFYNDGEVTFGDGSVHRVKVVVDENRAQFEIDPENLERAEEIAHHVHGLEEDAWGDLCPEQELERDECAEELREQQATEIAGEQLVEGLENVPDLQERGRQVAQLERNRLVLSRAEGLALVRSLNETQQAVFYQVRQWCLQKVRGENPPPLHVFLTGGAGSGKTHLIRAIQYEAGRLLSTLCDQPDEICVLLTAPTGIAAYNLNAATIHHTLSIGKQCSLPYIPLGEDKLNSLRAKFRHLQILVIDEISMVDHLLLAYVHGRLRQIKQTGDFSPFGNVSVIAVGDFYQLPPVKGKPLYSSQVGVDLWCHFSVVQLTTVVRQKDSVFAELLNRLRVRSRDTPMLESDVHILKSCETGEESSALHIFPTNRKVNEHNLKQLCRTCPDPVTIEAQDFMNNRSTGKLELMAGHHSAAC